In the genome of Saprospira sp. CCB-QB6, one region contains:
- a CDS encoding Mpo1 family 2-hydroxy fatty acid dioxygenase, protein MPQRLIDSLLNKYGESHQNATNKIIHWICVPSIMFSLMGLLYSIPFFGSAPSPLLNWASLLVGLTFIYYIRLSIPMFIGFVPIGLGLLYGNHYLAQASASWGIAYGWLAFGIFFIAWIGQFIGHKIEGAKPSFIEDLQFLLVGPAWLLHFIYKSVGIKY, encoded by the coding sequence ATGCCTCAACGACTGATTGACTCTCTGCTAAACAAATATGGCGAAAGCCACCAAAATGCAACAAACAAAATTATTCACTGGATTTGCGTGCCCAGTATCATGTTTAGCCTAATGGGACTGCTCTACAGTATTCCCTTTTTTGGAAGCGCCCCCTCGCCCCTCCTCAATTGGGCCAGCCTCTTAGTCGGCCTCACTTTTATCTACTATATACGCCTCTCTATCCCCATGTTTATCGGCTTTGTGCCCATCGGCCTAGGCCTTTTATACGGCAACCATTATCTGGCCCAAGCCAGCGCTAGCTGGGGCATCGCCTACGGTTGGCTGGCCTTTGGCATCTTCTTTATCGCCTGGATCGGCCAGTTTATCGGCCACAAAATTGAAGGCGCCAAACCCTCTTTTATCGAAGATCTTCAGTTTTTATTAGTGGGCCCCGCCTGGCTGCTACACTTTATCTATAAGTCGGTCGGTATTAAGTATTAA
- a CDS encoding TspO/MBR family protein codes for MKAWSFWQRLLLALLLCFGVAALGGWATAQGLSEWYPQLQKPSFNPPNYLFGPVWTLLYTLMAIAWADIEGQKNKPTQKARFFFLLQLGLNGLWSFLFFFAQSPAAALIEIALLWACIFYCIRLFWALQTRAAYLLFPYLAWVSFAALLNASIYLLNS; via the coding sequence ATGAAAGCTTGGTCCTTTTGGCAACGTCTACTTTTGGCCCTACTCCTCTGTTTTGGAGTAGCGGCCCTAGGGGGCTGGGCAACCGCCCAAGGCCTGAGCGAGTGGTATCCTCAACTCCAAAAACCCAGCTTTAATCCCCCAAATTACCTTTTTGGCCCCGTCTGGACCCTACTCTACACCCTCATGGCAATCGCCTGGGCCGATATAGAAGGCCAAAAGAATAAACCCACCCAAAAGGCTCGTTTTTTTTTCCTCCTCCAATTGGGCCTAAACGGACTCTGGTCCTTTCTCTTCTTTTTTGCCCAATCTCCCGCCGCCGCTCTAATCGAAATTGCCCTGCTTTGGGCCTGCATTTTTTATTGCATCCGCCTATTTTGGGCCCTACAAACTAGAGCCGCCTACCTCCTATTCCCCTACCTGGCTTGGGTCAGCTTTGCCGCCCTCCTCAATGCCAGTATTTACCTCCTCAATAGCTAA
- a CDS encoding T9SS type A sorting domain-containing protein, whose protein sequence is MKLITMMNKKFYLLLTLLFAQQLLHAQFGPAGVGNSSNNGLWLAADAIPAVADGTPISFWPDQSGNANHARHSVAGRQPTYVSNSNINGQPALLFDGANDQMIVNDADILDGSNGLTYFSVVRGNNIDGTPRGIFGKRITYTVNVEYAYTFFFWSGQQLNADVHTQNNRFATSNSFTNGVNYMPTLLFDGNLASNQRSKIYERGQLIRTASESSTTLPNSNQDLCLGALNVDYGTYFGGEYAELIQYNYALNSAQRVIVENYLAAKYNMNIARDYFSFKSTYGHEVAGIGRDDANNLHDDAQGSSFIRINNPLNMEDGEFLLWGHNNGDISTNNTTDVDGTIIEARLNRSWRVQETGDLGPVDIIFDVAQFNRFDLTDLRLLIDRDGDGFADNDVPVRMGTPVGATQILFATIDLQDGDIVTLGSINESITPLPLDLVHFEVNQTEKKNAQWTWQTAQEENLLEFELLHSLDGLDWQSETLIAARNQNETQNYNYLQEELTAGQHYFRLKIWEEDGSYSFSAIKTLFVESEQAALTLFPNPAKDWAEISSSQSLDNAQIQAFNSLGQAIPVHFQQNGQNLRLTISDWPAGQYIIRLEQNGIVRNLRLIKP, encoded by the coding sequence ATGAAACTAATAACAATGATGAATAAGAAATTTTACCTACTTCTAACTTTACTTTTTGCCCAACAACTTCTTCATGCTCAATTTGGCCCCGCCGGTGTAGGCAATAGCAGCAATAATGGTCTTTGGCTAGCCGCCGATGCCATTCCAGCAGTTGCCGATGGTACCCCAATTAGCTTTTGGCCCGACCAAAGTGGCAATGCCAACCATGCTCGCCATAGCGTAGCAGGCCGCCAACCCACTTATGTTAGCAACTCAAATATCAATGGCCAACCCGCCCTTCTATTTGATGGAGCCAACGACCAAATGATTGTCAATGATGCCGATATCTTAGATGGCAGCAATGGCCTTACTTACTTTTCTGTTGTTCGCGGCAATAATATCGACGGCACCCCCCGCGGTATTTTTGGCAAACGCATTACTTATACTGTCAATGTTGAATACGCCTATACCTTTTTCTTCTGGAGCGGCCAACAACTAAATGCCGATGTCCATACACAAAATAACCGCTTTGCCACTAGCAACAGCTTTACAAATGGCGTTAATTATATGCCTACTTTACTCTTTGATGGGAACCTCGCTAGCAACCAAAGAAGTAAGATTTATGAGCGTGGACAGCTGATTCGCACGGCCTCCGAAAGCTCTACGACCCTTCCCAATAGTAACCAAGATCTCTGTTTAGGCGCTCTAAATGTAGACTACGGGACCTACTTTGGCGGCGAATATGCCGAACTTATCCAGTATAATTACGCCCTCAATTCTGCCCAAAGAGTTATCGTCGAAAATTACCTGGCCGCCAAATATAATATGAATATTGCCCGCGATTACTTCAGCTTTAAAAGCACTTATGGCCACGAAGTAGCCGGCATCGGCCGAGATGACGCCAATAACCTACATGACGATGCCCAAGGTTCTTCCTTTATCCGCATCAACAATCCCTTAAATATGGAGGATGGCGAGTTTCTGCTTTGGGGCCACAATAATGGCGATATCAGTACCAATAACACCACCGATGTAGATGGAACAATTATCGAAGCTCGCCTCAACAGAAGCTGGCGCGTACAAGAAACTGGCGACTTAGGACCAGTAGATATTATCTTTGACGTAGCCCAATTCAATCGCTTTGACCTTACCGATCTTCGCCTTTTGATTGACCGCGATGGCGACGGTTTTGCCGATAATGATGTCCCCGTTCGTATGGGTACTCCTGTTGGCGCTACACAAATTTTATTTGCTACAATTGATCTACAAGATGGCGACATTGTAACATTAGGCTCTATAAATGAATCAATTACACCTCTCCCTCTAGATTTAGTTCATTTTGAGGTCAATCAAACAGAAAAGAAAAACGCTCAATGGACTTGGCAAACAGCCCAAGAAGAAAACCTTTTAGAGTTTGAGCTACTACACAGCCTAGACGGCCTAGATTGGCAAAGCGAAACCCTAATTGCCGCCCGCAACCAAAACGAAACTCAAAACTATAACTACCTACAAGAAGAGCTAACTGCTGGCCAACATTATTTCCGCCTCAAAATCTGGGAAGAAGATGGTAGCTATAGCTTCTCTGCTATAAAAACACTTTTTGTAGAAAGCGAGCAAGCAGCACTCACACTTTTCCCCAACCCCGCCAAAGATTGGGCAGAAATTAGCAGCTCCCAAAGCCTAGACAATGCCCAAATACAAGCCTTTAATAGCTTAGGACAAGCGATTCCTGTACACTTTCAACAAAATGGGCAAAACCTGCGTTTAACTATTAGTGACTGGCCCGCAGGTCAATATATTATCCGCTTAGAACAAAATGGTATAGTCCGCAATTTGCGCCTAATCAAACCATAA